In Candidatus Desulforudis audaxviator MP104C, a genomic segment contains:
- a CDS encoding DUF3842 family protein has product MRIAVVDGQGGGIGKHITEKLRKELPEGTEILALGTNALATAVMLRAGANEGASGENAVVLNAGRVDLIVGPISIVVPNSMLGELTPKMAEAIAQSAAAKILLPLIPGRTTIVGLKSEPLPHLIDELVRKVREAQAD; this is encoded by the coding sequence GTGCGTATTGCGGTCGTTGACGGCCAGGGGGGCGGCATTGGTAAGCACATCACGGAAAAACTCAGAAAGGAACTCCCCGAAGGGACAGAGATTCTCGCTCTAGGCACGAACGCTCTGGCTACGGCGGTAATGCTGCGGGCCGGGGCGAACGAGGGCGCGAGCGGGGAAAACGCCGTCGTGTTGAATGCTGGGAGAGTGGACCTCATTGTCGGCCCGATCAGTATAGTTGTGCCCAATTCCATGCTGGGGGAACTCACCCCCAAAATGGCCGAAGCCATCGCCCAGAGCGCCGCTGCCAAAATCTTGTTGCCCTTGATTCCGGGGAGAACCACCATTGTGGGCTTGAAGTCCGAACCATTACCGCACCTGATTGACGAACTGGTGCGCAAGGTGCGGGAAGCCCAGGCTGATTGA
- a CDS encoding histidine phosphatase family protein codes for MGCKLFLVRHGETLWNHALRYQGHADISLSDLGIEQARALARRLKNQRFAGFYSSDLRRAYDTARILAEPHGAEVQRMAELREINFGDWEGLTREEIINLYPDISRKWWSRPLETRLPGGETLNEVADRCVRALQIIAARHPDDQVLVAAHGGSIRASVARLMRMDLNQYWRLRQDNAALTIIELFGSDRAQLLLFNDTCHL; via the coding sequence GTGGGCTGCAAGTTATTCTTGGTGCGGCACGGTGAAACACTGTGGAATCATGCGCTCCGTTATCAGGGTCACGCGGATATATCCCTGAGTGACTTAGGAATCGAGCAGGCGCGGGCACTGGCCCGGCGGTTGAAGAACCAGCGGTTTGCCGGCTTCTACTCCAGCGACTTGCGCCGGGCGTACGACACCGCTCGCATCCTGGCGGAGCCACACGGGGCTGAGGTGCAGCGGATGGCAGAATTACGCGAGATTAACTTCGGTGATTGGGAGGGGTTGACCCGGGAGGAGATTATCAATTTATACCCCGACATTTCCCGAAAGTGGTGGTCTCGACCGTTGGAAACCCGGCTGCCGGGGGGTGAGACCCTGAACGAGGTGGCCGACCGCTGCGTCCGGGCGCTGCAAATCATTGCCGCACGCCATCCTGACGACCAGGTATTGGTGGCTGCCCACGGTGGTTCGATCCGGGCCAGTGTGGCCCGCCTGATGCGGATGGACCTCAATCAGTACTGGCGACTGCGCCAAGACAACGCCGCCCTCACAATCATTGAACTTTTCGGGTCCGACCGCGCGCAGCTTTTGCTTTTCAACGACACCTGCCATCTTTAA
- the eam gene encoding glutamate 2,3-aminomutase produces MAIDSLERGLSLDEGQKQALKRARELKDRISDYLAVKDFILSGREWAEEIEFHKQRLLKLLGGTGEEWLDWRWQMRKRITTVEVLARFMELNRDDIHDIDKVSRQYRWAVSPYYAAVMAVGGVKGPIWAQAVPSTAEITDARGTTDPMAERLTSPVPGITRRYPDRLIINVTNQCAMYCRHCQRRRNIGEVDRHQPRRVLEAALQYIRENPEIRDVLITGGDALLLSDTVLDWLLGELHSIPHVEIKRLGTRALVTLPQRITAGLCAVLERYPPIYINSQFNHPLEVTPEAVQACDRLVRAGVVLGNQAVLLKGINNDPHVMKKLNHELLRARVRPYYIFHAKPVRGTSHFITPVEEGLAIMEQLRGYTSGLAVPTYIINAPGGYGKTPVTPSYVVDHNDQRLVLRTWENRVLPYPNRP; encoded by the coding sequence ATGGCTATCGACAGTCTGGAGCGCGGCTTGTCCTTGGATGAGGGGCAAAAGCAGGCTCTGAAGCGGGCCAGGGAACTTAAAGACCGTATTTCCGACTACCTGGCAGTCAAGGACTTTATCTTGAGCGGTCGCGAGTGGGCCGAAGAAATCGAGTTTCACAAGCAGCGGCTGTTGAAGCTTTTGGGCGGGACCGGGGAAGAGTGGCTGGACTGGCGTTGGCAGATGCGCAAAAGAATCACGACGGTCGAGGTGCTGGCCCGGTTCATGGAACTGAACCGGGACGATATTCACGATATTGATAAGGTCTCCCGGCAGTACCGCTGGGCCGTATCCCCGTACTACGCCGCCGTGATGGCGGTGGGGGGGGTCAAAGGGCCGATCTGGGCTCAGGCCGTGCCGTCGACGGCGGAGATCACCGATGCCCGCGGCACGACCGACCCCATGGCGGAACGGTTAACGTCTCCCGTGCCCGGCATCACCCGGCGATATCCAGACCGGCTGATTATCAATGTCACTAATCAATGCGCGATGTATTGCCGCCACTGCCAGCGGCGGCGAAACATCGGGGAGGTGGACCGGCATCAGCCGCGGCGGGTGCTGGAAGCCGCCCTGCAGTACATCCGGGAGAACCCCGAGATCCGCGACGTGCTGATCACTGGAGGTGACGCGCTGCTTTTGAGCGACACGGTGCTGGATTGGCTCCTGGGCGAGCTGCACTCCATCCCGCACGTCGAGATTAAGCGGCTGGGAACCCGGGCGCTGGTGACCCTGCCGCAGCGGATCACAGCGGGACTGTGTGCCGTCCTGGAGCGGTACCCGCCGATCTACATCAACTCGCAGTTCAACCACCCGCTGGAGGTGACGCCCGAGGCGGTCCAGGCTTGCGACCGACTGGTGCGGGCAGGGGTGGTTCTTGGCAACCAGGCCGTGCTGTTGAAGGGGATCAACAACGACCCGCACGTAATGAAGAAGCTCAACCACGAACTTCTTCGTGCCCGCGTGCGGCCCTACTATATCTTTCACGCCAAGCCGGTGCGGGGCACCAGTCACTTCATCACCCCGGTCGAGGAAGGGCTGGCGATCATGGAACAACTGCGTGGTTACACTTCCGGTCTGGCGGTGCCCACGTACATCATCAACGCTCCCGGCGGCTACGGCAAGACCCCGGTCACGCCTTCATACGTGGTGGATCATAATGACCAGCGTCTGGTGCTGCGCACCTGGGAGAACCGGGTGCTTCCCTACCCCAACCGACCCTGA
- a CDS encoding histidine kinase — translation MRIDRREAWSRAPWSTQPSLKLKTEEVGIDFNRFIDALRQGRSDAEMAGAFGVPVDTVANLREHFMRYGVDSVQGQA, via the coding sequence ATGAGGATTGACCGGAGGGAAGCCTGGTCGCGGGCGCCCTGGAGCACGCAGCCCAGCTTAAAACTCAAGACCGAGGAAGTGGGCATTGACTTCAACCGTTTCATTGACGCTTTGCGCCAGGGACGGAGCGATGCGGAGATGGCTGGCGCCTTCGGGGTGCCGGTGGACACCGTGGCCAACCTGCGGGAGCATTTCATGCGCTACGGGGTGGACTCGGTCCAGGGTCAGGCTTGA
- the guaB gene encoding IMP dehydrogenase produces the protein MHPERFIQEGLTFDDVLLVPAASEVLPSEVDTATRLTRNIALNIPLMSAGMDTVTEARLAIAMAREGGIGVIHRNMSIKKQALEVDKVKRSEHGVITDPIYLAPHNLISEANTLMGRYRISGVPVTENGKLVGIITNRDLRFVTDFNQPIEQVMTRENLITAPVGTTLEEAKEILRRYKIEKLPLVDEEYNLRGLITIKDIEKAHKYPRSAKDPQGRLRVAAAVGVSRDFLHRVDALVEAKVDAIVVDTAHGHSRRVIQAVSVIKNKYPDLCVIAGNVATGEATRDLILAGADAVKVGIGPGSICTTRIIAGVGVPQITAVHNCANEAVKHGVPIIADGGVKYSGDIVKAIAAGADVVMIGSLLAGTEESPGEIEIFQGRSYKVYRGMGSLGAMNEGSKDRYFQEGAAKLVPEGVEGRVPFKGPLSETVYQLVGGLRSGMGYCGVRTIEELKRNTNFVRITPAGLRESHPHNVTITKEAPNYSLR, from the coding sequence GTGCATCCCGAAAGGTTTATCCAGGAAGGCTTGACATTTGACGACGTGTTGCTGGTGCCCGCAGCCTCGGAGGTGCTGCCGTCGGAAGTGGACACCGCGACCAGGCTGACCCGCAACATAGCTCTGAATATTCCCCTGATGAGCGCCGGCATGGATACGGTGACTGAGGCGCGGCTGGCAATCGCTATGGCCCGTGAGGGCGGCATAGGCGTCATCCACCGGAACATGAGCATCAAGAAGCAGGCCCTCGAAGTGGACAAGGTGAAACGCTCCGAACACGGCGTGATCACCGATCCCATTTACCTAGCGCCGCATAACCTGATCAGCGAGGCCAACACGCTGATGGGAAGGTACCGGATCTCCGGTGTGCCGGTTACGGAAAACGGGAAGCTGGTGGGAATTATTACCAACCGGGACCTTCGGTTCGTTACCGATTTCAACCAACCGATTGAGCAGGTAATGACCCGTGAGAATTTGATCACCGCGCCGGTGGGCACCACCCTGGAAGAGGCCAAGGAAATCCTGCGCCGCTACAAGATCGAGAAACTGCCCCTGGTGGACGAGGAGTACAACCTGCGCGGCTTGATCACCATCAAGGACATCGAGAAAGCGCACAAGTACCCGCGTTCGGCGAAAGACCCCCAGGGACGCCTGCGGGTGGCGGCCGCGGTGGGTGTGTCCCGTGATTTCCTGCACCGGGTCGATGCCCTGGTGGAGGCCAAGGTGGACGCCATCGTGGTAGACACCGCGCATGGCCATTCCCGGCGGGTCATCCAGGCCGTTTCGGTGATCAAGAACAAGTACCCGGACCTTTGCGTGATCGCCGGGAACGTGGCCACCGGCGAGGCGACACGGGACCTGATCCTGGCTGGGGCGGACGCGGTGAAGGTAGGCATCGGACCAGGTTCCATCTGCACCACCCGAATCATCGCCGGCGTCGGGGTGCCGCAAATCACCGCCGTTCACAACTGTGCCAACGAAGCGGTTAAACACGGCGTGCCCATTATCGCCGACGGGGGTGTGAAGTACTCCGGGGACATTGTGAAGGCGATCGCCGCCGGGGCCGACGTGGTCATGATCGGAAGCCTTTTAGCCGGCACCGAGGAGAGCCCGGGGGAGATTGAAATCTTCCAGGGTCGGAGTTATAAGGTGTACCGGGGAATGGGTTCACTGGGAGCCATGAACGAGGGCAGCAAGGACCGTTATTTCCAGGAAGGTGCCGCTAAGCTGGTGCCCGAGGGGGTGGAGGGGCGCGTACCCTTCAAGGGCCCCCTGTCCGAAACCGTTTACCAATTAGTGGGCGGCTTGCGCTCCGGCATGGGCTACTGCGGGGTGCGGACCATTGAGGAACTGAAGCGGAACACCAACTTCGTGCGGATCACGCCCGCCGGCTTGCGCGAGAGCCATCCCCACAACGTGACCATCACCAAGGAGGCGCCGAACTACAGTTTGCGCTAA
- a CDS encoding phage-shock protein translates to MSGTLHSLTDVLKKTLFFFEAMSAKELAPYVRRKMLQDYSLSQIEEKVLLCLKQHAGFKQGEDRLWRLNLEGNRENDQFYHLLLKRGEALTLWEAVSAGGNKKKKFKRMIAEEANLIQDGRFVQLTNGMWGLTEWDTETENYPLNHLIIKALRLHPAGLSLPQIVTVVNKWRLATEASVEALLRKFPYFELQGDSVWTYNQSAHRAYEDVMKKYLSILRDQKKRWQWEREQWYRKYQQVQAQLEEVGSAQREAAAAVAQHVIVRDQRDHLATLLSEKDLLLSLRKKEILYYQDQVRKLESKANSILHQCRLWVQRARDSQEENHRLRESLEATQNNLEGMFSKLQQFRERTREQKSELAQLKEEQSTRVAELQGEIIELKSRAEKERFAAARREKALREEIDRMQHDLRDALEAGEDLQRSVRFMQEEVVRAREEYRRLQKIANHPLVRVAVRISTLLARRTTGA, encoded by the coding sequence GTGAGCGGGACCCTACATTCGTTGACCGATGTACTGAAGAAGACGCTATTCTTCTTTGAAGCTATGTCCGCCAAGGAACTGGCGCCTTACGTGCGGCGGAAAATGCTGCAGGACTATTCCCTGAGCCAGATTGAGGAGAAAGTGCTGCTCTGCCTGAAGCAGCACGCTGGCTTCAAGCAGGGAGAGGACCGTCTATGGAGGCTTAACCTCGAGGGCAACCGCGAAAACGATCAGTTTTACCACCTACTCCTCAAGCGGGGGGAGGCCTTGACCCTCTGGGAGGCGGTCAGCGCTGGCGGAAACAAGAAAAAGAAGTTCAAACGCATGATTGCGGAAGAGGCGAACCTGATCCAGGACGGGCGGTTCGTCCAGTTGACTAACGGGATGTGGGGCCTGACCGAATGGGACACCGAGACCGAAAACTATCCCTTGAATCACCTCATCATTAAGGCTCTCCGCCTGCACCCGGCGGGCCTCTCCCTACCCCAGATCGTAACCGTGGTAAACAAGTGGCGCCTGGCTACCGAGGCTTCGGTGGAGGCCCTGCTGCGCAAATTTCCGTACTTCGAACTGCAGGGCGACAGCGTTTGGACCTACAACCAGTCCGCCCACCGGGCTTACGAAGACGTTATGAAAAAGTACCTGAGCATTTTGCGCGATCAGAAGAAACGCTGGCAGTGGGAACGCGAGCAGTGGTACCGGAAGTACCAGCAGGTGCAGGCCCAGCTTGAAGAAGTGGGCTCCGCTCAGAGAGAGGCGGCCGCAGCTGTCGCCCAGCACGTCATCGTCCGCGACCAGCGGGACCACCTGGCCACCCTGCTTTCTGAAAAAGACCTGCTGCTGTCCCTGCGCAAGAAGGAGATTCTCTATTACCAGGACCAGGTGCGGAAATTGGAGTCGAAAGCCAACAGCATCCTGCACCAGTGCCGCCTCTGGGTACAGCGGGCCCGCGACTCCCAGGAGGAAAACCATCGTCTTCGGGAGTCACTGGAGGCGACTCAGAACAACCTGGAGGGGATGTTCAGCAAGCTCCAACAGTTCCGCGAACGGACCCGGGAACAGAAAAGCGAGCTCGCTCAGCTGAAGGAGGAACAAAGCACCCGCGTAGCCGAACTCCAGGGCGAGATCATTGAACTGAAAAGCCGGGCGGAGAAGGAACGGTTCGCGGCCGCCCGCAGGGAGAAGGCCTTGCGCGAAGAGATCGACCGGATGCAGCACGATCTCCGCGATGCCCTAGAAGCCGGGGAAGACCTGCAACGTTCTGTCCGGTTCATGCAAGAGGAAGTGGTGCGAGCGAGGGAAGAGTACCGGCGGCTTCAGAAGATCGCAAACCACCCTCTGGTGCGGGTGGCAGTACGGATATCCACCCTCTTGGCCCGGCGCACCACCGGCGCCTAA
- a CDS encoding radical SAM protein gives MGVDEGRGFVPAYLKLGLENLRRRAGQAYRELKSCRLCARECAVNRLLNETGICRAGRLVMISSYGPHFGEEAPLVGRHGSGTVFLTHCNLKCVFCQNYDISWEAHGEPITVRKLASILLSLQNRGCHNVNFVSPTHYVPQIIAALYLAARDGLRLPVVYNTGGYDSLKTLVLLDGIVDIYMPDVKYMDSDTAKRLSGVEDYPRVAKAAVREMQRQVGDLVTDRDGIATRGLLVRHLVLPGGLAGTAELVDFLAREISPDCFINIMAQYRPAYRAQQFPPLDRRPTRDEILEAIHLARGRGLRVYT, from the coding sequence ATGGGTGTGGACGAGGGCCGGGGCTTTGTCCCGGCGTACCTGAAGTTGGGATTGGAGAATTTGAGGCGGCGGGCCGGACAGGCCTACCGGGAGCTCAAGAGCTGCCGGCTGTGTGCCCGGGAGTGCGCGGTGAACCGCTTGCTGAACGAGACCGGAATCTGCCGGGCCGGACGGCTGGTGATGATTTCGAGTTACGGCCCGCATTTCGGCGAGGAGGCGCCGCTCGTGGGGCGGCACGGTTCGGGCACCGTATTCTTGACCCACTGCAACTTGAAATGTGTTTTCTGCCAGAATTACGACATCAGTTGGGAGGCGCACGGCGAACCGATCACCGTCCGGAAGCTGGCTTCCATTCTGCTCAGCCTGCAAAACAGGGGCTGCCACAACGTCAACTTCGTCAGCCCCACCCACTACGTGCCGCAGATCATCGCGGCCCTTTATCTCGCCGCCCGCGACGGGTTGCGGCTCCCGGTGGTCTACAACACCGGCGGCTACGACTCGCTGAAGACGCTGGTGCTGCTTGACGGCATCGTGGACATTTACATGCCGGACGTGAAGTACATGGACAGCGACACGGCCAAACGCCTGTCGGGGGTGGAAGACTATCCTCGCGTGGCCAAGGCCGCCGTCCGGGAGATGCAGCGCCAGGTGGGCGACTTGGTGACGGACCGGGACGGGATCGCCACCCGGGGTCTTTTGGTGCGGCACCTCGTGCTGCCCGGCGGCCTGGCGGGCACCGCCGAATTGGTCGATTTTCTGGCTAGGGAAATCTCCCCGGACTGTTTCATCAACATTATGGCCCAGTACCGCCCGGCCTATCGCGCGCAGCAGTTCCCGCCTCTGGACCGGCGTCCCACCCGGGATGAGATCCTTGAAGCAATCCACCTGGCGCGCGGCCGCGGCCTGCGTGTCTACACCTAA
- the thrB gene encoding homoserine kinase: MSGRKVIVRVPATSSNLGPGFDCLGLALGLYNFVEMKVVPEGSEVTVQGEGASEIPTDESNLTLRAARRVFDLNRAHPAGLSLRLTNNIPPARGLGSSAAAVVGGLVAANALSGSRLSSSELLNLAGEMDGHLDNVAPALLGGLTVVVPDGTAALGLRLEPPAGLLAVAAVPAVNVYTSRARAVLPREVPFADAVFNLGRVALLVGALTEGRFEFLASAMADRLHQKYREHLVPGLTGVIGAALKAGALGAALSGSGPTVIALTNDPEKAVPIAAGMREALGKLGLSAWTPTLVPDREGACTVETADGGAICS, encoded by the coding sequence TTGAGCGGCCGCAAAGTGATTGTCCGGGTGCCGGCGACGTCGTCAAACCTGGGCCCAGGCTTCGACTGCCTGGGTTTGGCCCTCGGACTGTATAACTTCGTGGAAATGAAAGTTGTGCCGGAGGGCTCGGAAGTCACCGTCCAGGGTGAAGGGGCTTCCGAGATTCCGACGGACGAATCCAACCTGACGCTCCGGGCGGCGCGGCGGGTGTTTGATCTGAACCGGGCGCACCCGGCTGGCCTGAGCCTTCGCCTGACGAATAATATTCCCCCCGCTCGCGGGCTCGGTTCCAGTGCGGCGGCAGTGGTCGGCGGGCTGGTCGCCGCCAACGCCCTTTCGGGGAGCCGGCTTTCAAGTAGTGAACTCTTGAATCTGGCCGGGGAAATGGACGGACACCTCGACAACGTCGCCCCCGCATTGCTCGGGGGCCTGACCGTGGTCGTCCCGGACGGCACGGCGGCGCTCGGTCTGCGCCTGGAGCCACCCGCCGGACTCTTGGCGGTGGCCGCCGTCCCCGCCGTCAACGTTTACACCTCCCGGGCCCGGGCGGTTCTGCCGCGCGAGGTTCCGTTTGCGGATGCGGTGTTCAATCTGGGGCGGGTGGCGCTCCTGGTCGGGGCCCTGACGGAGGGGCGGTTCGAGTTTTTGGCCTCCGCCATGGCCGACCGCCTGCACCAAAAGTATCGGGAACACCTCGTTCCCGGATTGACCGGCGTTATTGGCGCCGCCCTGAAAGCGGGCGCTCTAGGGGCGGCGCTGAGCGGTTCCGGACCCACCGTGATCGCTCTGACGAACGATCCCGAAAAAGCGGTTCCCATCGCCGCGGGGATGCGGGAGGCTCTGGGCAAACTCGGGCTGTCGGCGTGGACGCCGACCCTGGTGCCGGACCGAGAGGGCGCGTGTACGGTGGAGACTGCGGACGGAGGCGCGATATGCTCGTAG
- a CDS encoding aspartate kinase, with protein sequence MLVVQKFGGTSVADPGRIARVAARIKGAVQDGHRVVVVVSAMGDTTDELLALAREVTRNPSPREIDMLMATGEQVSIALLTMALQAKDCDAISLTGAQAGITTDGIHTKGRIVDIDTARLRSELDRGRVVVVAGFQGVTPDGEITTLGRGGSDTTAVALAAALGAEVCEIYTDVDGVYTADPRLVPEARKLDVISHDEMLELASLGAVVLHPRAVELAKLYGVPLVVRSSFNDGPGTLIKEVGDLEKAAVVSGVAHDVNIAKISLFDVEDRPGIASRIFRELARSNINVDMIIQGAMRDGRNDIAFTVSRDDLSRALEAVHRIQGLVGAKGITFNDTLAKVSIVGAGMVSYPGVAATMFEGLAEAGINIAMISTSEIKVSCVISREEIERAVRALHMKFNLGEAPAGGPA encoded by the coding sequence ATGCTCGTAGTGCAGAAATTTGGGGGCACTTCGGTGGCTGACCCCGGGCGGATCGCCCGTGTCGCCGCCCGGATCAAGGGTGCGGTTCAGGATGGACACCGGGTCGTGGTGGTGGTCTCAGCGATGGGCGACACCACCGACGAGTTACTAGCCCTGGCGCGCGAGGTCACCCGGAACCCCTCACCCCGGGAAATTGACATGCTGATGGCTACCGGTGAGCAGGTGTCAATCGCTCTTTTGACCATGGCGCTGCAGGCGAAGGACTGTGATGCGATTTCGCTGACCGGCGCCCAGGCCGGGATCACCACCGATGGTATACACACCAAAGGAAGAATCGTCGACATAGACACTGCCCGGCTGCGGTCCGAACTGGACCGGGGGCGGGTTGTGGTAGTGGCCGGCTTTCAGGGGGTTACCCCCGACGGCGAAATCACCACTCTGGGGCGGGGCGGTTCGGATACCACGGCGGTGGCGCTAGCCGCAGCCTTGGGGGCCGAGGTCTGCGAGATTTATACCGACGTGGACGGCGTGTATACCGCCGATCCGCGCCTGGTGCCCGAAGCTCGGAAACTGGACGTTATTTCCCACGACGAAATGCTGGAGCTGGCCAGCCTCGGGGCGGTCGTGCTACACCCGCGGGCCGTAGAGCTGGCCAAGCTGTACGGGGTGCCCCTGGTGGTTCGGTCGAGCTTCAACGACGGGCCGGGGACGCTTATAAAGGAGGTCGGTGATTTGGAGAAGGCGGCGGTAGTGAGCGGGGTGGCCCACGACGTAAACATCGCCAAGATCAGCCTGTTCGACGTTGAGGATCGTCCGGGGATCGCCTCGAGGATCTTCCGCGAGCTGGCCCGGTCCAACATCAACGTGGACATGATCATCCAGGGTGCGATGCGCGACGGGCGGAACGACATCGCCTTCACGGTGAGCCGGGACGACCTGTCCCGGGCGCTGGAGGCCGTGCACCGCATCCAGGGATTGGTCGGCGCCAAGGGGATCACCTTTAACGACACCCTGGCCAAGGTTTCGATCGTGGGCGCGGGAATGGTCTCTTACCCCGGGGTCGCGGCGACAATGTTCGAGGGGCTGGCCGAGGCGGGCATAAACATCGCCATGATCAGCACTTCCGAAATCAAGGTGTCCTGCGTGATCAGCCGGGAGGAAATCGAGCGGGCGGTCCGGGCGCTACACATGAAGTTCAACCTGGGCGAGGCGCCCGCCGGCGGACCGGCATAA
- the sat gene encoding sulfate adenylyltransferase, translating into MALPNPHGPEKKLMPLFLEGEAREAEIARAASLPKVYMTSMETSDILMLGMGAFTPLKGFMNKAEWQGCVFDLKLPDGTMWPMPVTLSISAAELEASGIKEGSDVALIDRESGELYATMNIEEIYQIDKMAQAKEVFKTDDAEGHPGVAKTFAQGEYNLGGPIKALNEGKYHEIYPKYYLYPAQTRALFESKGWSRVVAFQTRNPMHRSHEYLVKFALESGFVDGAMIHAIVGALKAGDIPGETRVKCYEALVDNYFPRENIALAVYPMEMRYGGPREALLHAVFRQNFGCRYLIVGRDHAGVGSYYGPFDAQTIFDELWPGALELGPMKINWTFYCYKCESMASLMTCPHGKEDRVIVSGTQFRRAMQEGAELPKEFGRPEVLAILEEYYRTAEKVEIKKHAYEDLTPEMLAKIKEGKK; encoded by the coding sequence ATGGCACTACCAAACCCGCATGGTCCGGAGAAAAAGTTGATGCCCCTTTTCCTGGAGGGCGAGGCGCGTGAAGCCGAAATCGCCCGCGCGGCAAGTCTCCCGAAGGTCTACATGACCTCTATGGAAACCTCGGATATCCTGATGCTCGGCATGGGTGCGTTCACCCCGCTGAAGGGCTTCATGAACAAAGCCGAATGGCAGGGTTGCGTATTCGATCTCAAGCTCCCCGACGGCACCATGTGGCCGATGCCGGTCACCCTCTCCATATCCGCCGCCGAACTTGAAGCCTCCGGTATCAAGGAAGGCAGCGACGTCGCCCTGATTGACCGCGAGTCCGGCGAGCTGTACGCGACCATGAATATAGAAGAGATCTACCAGATCGACAAAATGGCCCAGGCCAAGGAAGTGTTCAAGACCGACGACGCCGAGGGACATCCGGGTGTGGCGAAGACCTTCGCCCAGGGCGAGTATAACCTCGGTGGCCCGATCAAGGCGCTCAACGAGGGCAAGTACCACGAGATCTACCCGAAATACTATCTGTACCCGGCCCAGACCCGGGCGCTCTTCGAAAGCAAAGGCTGGTCGCGGGTGGTGGCCTTCCAGACCCGCAACCCGATGCACCGCTCCCACGAGTATCTGGTCAAGTTCGCCCTGGAGAGCGGGTTTGTTGACGGTGCCATGATCCACGCCATCGTGGGCGCGCTGAAAGCCGGCGACATCCCCGGCGAGACCCGGGTGAAGTGCTACGAGGCCCTGGTGGACAATTACTTCCCGCGGGAAAACATCGCCCTTGCGGTGTACCCGATGGAGATGCGCTACGGCGGCCCGCGTGAGGCCCTGCTGCACGCCGTCTTCCGCCAGAACTTCGGTTGCCGCTACCTGATCGTCGGCCGCGACCACGCCGGCGTGGGCAGCTACTACGGCCCGTTCGACGCCCAGACCATCTTTGACGAACTGTGGCCGGGTGCCCTGGAACTCGGTCCCATGAAGATCAACTGGACCTTCTACTGCTACAAGTGCGAGAGCATGGCTTCCCTGATGACCTGCCCGCACGGCAAGGAAGATCGGGTGATCGTTTCCGGCACCCAGTTCCGCCGGGCCATGCAGGAAGGCGCGGAGTTGCCGAAGGAGTTCGGCCGCCCCGAAGTCCTGGCCATCCTGGAGGAGTACTACCGGACGGCGGAGAAGGTTGAGATCAAGAAGCACGCTTATGAAGACCTAACCCCCGAGATGCTGGCGAAGATCAAGGAAGGCAAGAAATAG